In Candidatus Poribacteria bacterium, the following are encoded in one genomic region:
- a CDS encoding zinc-binding alcohol dehydrogenase yields MRSRLEMKAQRVVWPDRATVDVETFMLSPVGDDEVLVATECTLISPGTERAFLLGLPNAQGRYPTRPGYSNIGTIIEVGKAVTDWEVGDRVASTQGHTSHFVTSPSRLLRIASADVPAEEAVFFNLGAIALQGVRKARIELGEATLILGQGLIGLLALQLSKLSGALPLIAADLTDSRLEIAKTVGADWTLNSENTDFSEQLGDATQGDGPAVVIEATGHPDAISTALDVAGRGARVVLLASTRGETPSVNFYRDVHKKGLILYGAHNSIRPRQDSTSNFWTLEEDSLLLLSLIAQKRFNVIPLISHRVPGEDAAKAYQLLMAWNPDLLGVVLQWNDSI; encoded by the coding sequence ATGAGGTCGAGATTGGAAATGAAGGCACAACGGGTTGTTTGGCCCGATCGCGCCACAGTTGACGTTGAGACGTTTATGCTATCCCCTGTCGGTGATGACGAAGTGCTTGTCGCTACAGAATGCACACTCATCAGTCCCGGCACGGAACGGGCGTTTTTATTAGGGCTTCCGAATGCCCAAGGCAGGTATCCGACCCGTCCGGGTTACAGCAATATCGGAACGATCATAGAGGTCGGAAAAGCGGTCACAGATTGGGAAGTAGGGGACCGCGTCGCTTCAACACAGGGACATACCAGCCACTTTGTGACGTCGCCGAGTCGCTTGCTAAGGATAGCGTCTGCCGATGTGCCTGCTGAAGAGGCGGTTTTCTTCAATCTCGGCGCGATTGCGCTACAAGGCGTTCGGAAAGCGCGGATTGAATTGGGAGAAGCGACACTCATTCTGGGACAGGGACTCATCGGCTTGCTGGCACTGCAACTCTCAAAACTGAGCGGCGCCCTGCCGCTTATCGCTGCTGATCTCACCGACAGTCGTCTCGAAATCGCTAAAACGGTGGGAGCAGACTGGACCCTCAACTCCGAAAATACCGATTTCTCCGAACAGTTAGGTGATGCGACGCAAGGCGATGGACCCGCGGTTGTTATTGAGGCGACTGGACACCCTGACGCAATCAGCACCGCTTTAGATGTTGCGGGACGCGGCGCGCGGGTGGTGTTGCTGGCGAGTACCCGTGGAGAAACACCGAGCGTGAACTTCTATCGCGATGTACATAAAAAAGGGCTCATCCTGTATGGTGCGCACAATTCTATCCGTCCGCGTCAGGACTCCACATCGAATTTCTGGACGCTTGAAGAGGACAGTCTCTTGCTGTTATCGCTTATCGCACAGAAACGGTTCAACGTTATTCCGTTGATTAGCCATCGCGTCCCCGGAGAAGATGCAGCAAAAGCATACCAACTCCTCATGGCGTGGAACCCGGACTTACTCGGCGTTGTGCTTCAATGGAACGATAGCATATAG
- a CDS encoding homoserine dehydrogenase, protein MDKSCINVGILGWGTVGTGVSKILVNQNSLIAKNSGTELCLKKIVKRTLPATRQGVELPADCLTTDPTAVVDNPEIDIVVELIGGVTTAHSLIKRALQNGKHVVTANKALLAEHGGELFQLASEHQVSLNFEASTAGGIPIIKTLQESFAGNQIHSLYGIVNGTCNYILTEMHERAVDFSDVLKVAQDKGYAEADPTLDVEGIDAAQKLILLIALAYRSNISLSQFHVEGITGITQKEIQYARELGYVIKLLAIAKLTDGNRVEARVHPTLVPERSLLANVGGAFNAVCVIGDAVGPTLFYGQGAGEMPTASAVVADIIDAAKSVQQGISTPVSQAWLAGAQAEVGVCPIDDIETRYYIRFVVADRPGVLAKIGTILGNWQISIASVIQKDPHGMETVSLVMLTHKAREKNMKAALTQIYTLEDVKDEAQLIRIEEEVDF, encoded by the coding sequence GTGGACAAGTCGTGTATTAATGTTGGAATTTTAGGATGGGGTACTGTCGGGACAGGCGTTTCCAAAATCCTGGTGAATCAGAATTCCCTCATCGCCAAAAATAGTGGCACCGAATTATGCCTGAAAAAAATAGTGAAACGGACGTTACCGGCGACGCGGCAGGGCGTTGAACTTCCTGCGGATTGTCTAACAACTGATCCCACAGCGGTCGTTGACAACCCAGAGATTGATATTGTTGTTGAACTTATCGGTGGTGTCACAACAGCACACTCCCTTATTAAACGTGCACTCCAAAATGGTAAACACGTCGTCACCGCAAATAAAGCACTTCTTGCCGAGCATGGTGGCGAATTGTTCCAACTGGCTTCAGAACATCAAGTCAGTCTCAATTTCGAAGCGAGCACGGCAGGCGGTATCCCGATCATTAAAACCTTACAAGAAAGTTTCGCCGGCAACCAGATCCACTCTCTTTACGGTATTGTAAACGGGACATGCAACTACATTTTGACCGAAATGCACGAGCGTGCTGTAGACTTTTCAGATGTACTCAAAGTCGCACAGGATAAAGGGTACGCCGAAGCGGACCCAACGCTTGACGTTGAAGGCATTGATGCCGCACAAAAACTCATTCTCCTGATTGCCCTCGCCTATCGGAGTAATATCTCACTGTCGCAATTCCATGTCGAAGGTATTACAGGTATCACCCAAAAAGAGATTCAATACGCTCGCGAACTCGGTTACGTCATTAAACTGCTGGCTATCGCGAAACTCACCGACGGAAATCGTGTAGAGGCACGTGTACATCCGACACTCGTGCCAGAGCGGAGTTTATTAGCGAACGTCGGCGGGGCATTCAACGCTGTTTGTGTGATCGGTGACGCAGTCGGTCCGACCCTCTTTTATGGGCAAGGTGCTGGTGAGATGCCAACGGCGAGTGCTGTTGTCGCTGACATCATTGACGCCGCGAAATCTGTGCAACAAGGTATAAGCACCCCGGTTTCGCAGGCGTGGCTTGCAGGAGCACAGGCGGAAGTCGGTGTATGTCCTATTGATGATATTGAGACGCGGTATTACATCCGTTTTGTGGTTGCTGACCGACCCGGTGTTCTCGCAAAAATCGGGACGATTTTGGGGAACTGGCAAATTAGCATCGCGTCTGTCATCCAAAAAGATCCGCACGGCATGGAGACAGTGTCACTGGTGATGTTGACGCATAAAGCACGGGAAAAAAATATGAAAGCCGCGCTCACACAGATTTACACGCTCGAAGACGTAAAGGACGAAGCACAACTTATCAGAATCGAAGAAGAAGTCGACTTTTAA
- the fusA gene encoding elongation factor G, with amino-acid sequence MAREYLIENVRNIGIAAHIDAGKTTTTERILFYTGKKHKIGAVDEGTAEMDWMVQERERGVTITAAATTCFWHEHAIHLIDTPGHVDFTVEVERSLRVLDGAIALFCAVGGVEPQSETVWRQAERYDVPRIVFVNKMDRVGANFTRVLEMMQEQLGANPLPLQLPMGEGADFAGVIDLVTQKAMRWDATDLGQTYIEAEIPSEFQDAVAQARETLYESVAVEDEALFEKYLAGEEITHTELLTVIRAATLRGTLFPVLCGSSLKNQGVQPLLDAVIDFLPSPADVPPIEGTVPHSASNGARSKRAKKASAEQDIVTRIANDNAPFSALAFKVVSHPTVDKLVYCRIYSGVLKRGEVVYNVRSEKRERINRILQMHANKEAVCDAAYAGDIVALVGLKDTKTGDTLTDSRNPILLESITFPDPVISIAIEPERASDADALEETLEKLMDEDPTFTVGIDKETGQRIISGMGELHLEILTDRMIREFGVNARVSKLQVAYRETISTLAEARGTHIHKTDEEGIYGDVLLTVEPLARAEGFQFEDNTDETQIPRQYVPFIEKALEGAMGTGPRIGYPMQGIKVTLTGGSYHSTDSSEVAFEAAAVLAFENATRKANPLLLEPIMRMHITIPDEHVGKVIGDLNSRRAQINESTTQGASDNTGRPSQSPRTVINAFIPLSETFQYTTRLRSMTQGRGAFTLEFSHYEVVPSALAPDLNRVGSA; translated from the coding sequence ATGGCACGCGAATATCTAATTGAAAACGTGCGCAATATCGGTATTGCGGCGCACATTGATGCTGGCAAAACAACAACGACGGAACGGATCCTTTTCTACACCGGTAAAAAGCATAAAATCGGTGCTGTGGATGAGGGTACGGCTGAGATGGATTGGATGGTACAAGAACGAGAACGCGGCGTAACGATTACCGCCGCTGCGACCACCTGTTTCTGGCACGAACACGCAATCCACCTTATTGACACCCCTGGACATGTCGATTTCACAGTAGAGGTAGAACGATCCTTGCGCGTTTTGGATGGTGCGATTGCCCTTTTCTGTGCCGTCGGTGGGGTCGAACCGCAGTCAGAAACGGTTTGGCGGCAAGCTGAACGCTATGATGTGCCACGCATCGTTTTTGTTAATAAAATGGACAGGGTTGGTGCGAATTTCACTCGCGTTCTGGAAATGATGCAGGAACAGTTAGGCGCCAATCCATTACCCCTTCAATTACCGATGGGTGAAGGTGCCGATTTCGCGGGTGTTATTGATTTAGTGACACAGAAGGCGATGCGCTGGGATGCAACCGATCTCGGACAGACATACATAGAGGCAGAGATTCCGTCTGAGTTTCAAGATGCAGTGGCGCAAGCGCGGGAAACCCTCTACGAGAGTGTCGCCGTTGAAGATGAGGCGTTGTTTGAGAAATACTTGGCGGGTGAAGAGATAACCCATACCGAGTTACTAACGGTTATTCGCGCAGCTACACTGCGCGGGACACTTTTCCCTGTGCTTTGTGGCAGTTCTTTAAAGAATCAAGGCGTTCAACCGCTATTGGACGCCGTAATTGATTTTCTGCCGTCCCCTGCTGACGTTCCCCCTATTGAAGGGACTGTACCACATTCGGCTTCCAACGGTGCGCGTTCCAAGCGAGCGAAAAAGGCATCCGCAGAGCAGGACATAGTGACGCGCATCGCAAATGACAATGCCCCATTTTCGGCTTTGGCATTTAAAGTGGTAAGCCATCCAACGGTAGACAAACTCGTATACTGTCGTATCTATTCAGGCGTACTCAAGCGCGGGGAGGTCGTCTATAACGTCCGTTCCGAAAAACGGGAACGGATTAATCGTATCTTACAGATGCACGCCAATAAAGAAGCAGTCTGTGATGCGGCTTACGCCGGTGATATTGTTGCACTCGTTGGACTTAAGGATACCAAGACCGGAGATACGCTGACGGATTCGAGAAACCCCATTCTGTTAGAGTCCATTACTTTCCCAGATCCGGTTATCTCCATTGCGATTGAACCTGAACGTGCGAGCGATGCTGATGCATTGGAGGAAACGCTCGAAAAATTGATGGATGAGGATCCAACCTTCACCGTAGGGATCGACAAAGAGACCGGACAACGGATCATCTCCGGCATGGGTGAACTCCATTTAGAGATTCTCACAGACCGTATGATACGCGAATTCGGGGTCAACGCCCGGGTCAGCAAACTGCAAGTCGCCTATCGTGAAACCATCAGTACGCTTGCAGAGGCACGTGGGACACACATCCATAAAACAGATGAAGAAGGGATATATGGTGATGTCCTGCTAACGGTTGAGCCGTTAGCGCGTGCGGAAGGCTTTCAGTTTGAGGATAATACAGACGAAACGCAAATTCCGCGGCAGTACGTCCCGTTTATTGAGAAGGCGTTGGAAGGCGCTATGGGAACAGGTCCCCGCATCGGATATCCGATGCAGGGCATAAAGGTTACGCTCACAGGCGGTTCCTATCATTCAACGGATTCTTCGGAAGTCGCGTTTGAAGCCGCAGCCGTCTTGGCGTTTGAAAATGCGACCCGAAAGGCGAATCCTTTGTTGTTAGAACCGATTATGCGGATGCATATTACGATCCCTGATGAACATGTTGGCAAAGTCATTGGGGACTTGAATTCACGTCGAGCACAAATTAACGAGAGCACAACTCAGGGGGCGTCGGATAATACAGGACGCCCGTCGCAATCGCCACGAACCGTCATCAATGCCTTTATACCGCTTTCAGAGACGTTTCAGTACACAACGCGACTTCGCTCAATGACCCAGGGACGTGGGGCATTTACATTGGAATTCTCACATTATGAAGTCGTGCCGTCCGCTCTTGCCCCGGACCTGAATCGTGTCGGTTCGGCTTAG
- a CDS encoding sugar phosphate isomerase/epimerase yields the protein MEGVLMATQNALSAKQIAAQLYTVREFTKTETDIAETMKKVRQLGYETVQCSALGPIEPAALKNIVDGEGLSIIATHTSYEQMRDEPQSVIDEHQLWGCKHAAIGGLPGEYRTAEGYARFAREASEVAARLAEGGLTFSYHNHSFELERYNGRTGLEILYAESDPNYFKSELDTYWIQHGGGDPAAWIRQLKGRADIIHLKDMAMQGSTQRFAEVGEGNLNWEAILDACIYAEVEWYIIEQDTCYERDPFDSLGISLRNLKEMGFS from the coding sequence ATGGAAGGAGTACTTATGGCAACACAAAACGCACTATCGGCCAAGCAAATCGCTGCCCAGCTTTACACTGTTCGGGAATTTACCAAAACCGAAACTGATATCGCAGAAACGATGAAAAAAGTTCGGCAACTCGGATATGAGACGGTGCAATGTTCTGCACTCGGTCCCATTGAACCCGCGGCATTGAAAAACATCGTTGACGGTGAAGGTCTCAGTATCATTGCGACGCATACAAGTTACGAACAGATGCGTGACGAACCGCAATCTGTTATTGATGAACATCAATTGTGGGGATGCAAACATGCCGCAATCGGTGGACTTCCCGGTGAATACCGGACTGCTGAAGGGTATGCCAGATTTGCGAGGGAGGCATCGGAAGTCGCGGCACGCCTTGCTGAGGGCGGCTTGACTTTCTCCTATCATAACCACAGTTTTGAATTGGAACGCTATAACGGGCGGACTGGGTTGGAGATCTTATATGCGGAAAGCGATCCGAATTACTTCAAGAGTGAACTGGATACCTACTGGATTCAGCACGGTGGTGGCGATCCAGCCGCGTGGATTCGTCAGTTGAAGGGACGCGCCGACATCATCCATCTCAAGGATATGGCGATGCAAGGCTCTACACAACGTTTCGCAGAAGTCGGTGAAGGCAATCTGAATTGGGAGGCTATCCTGGACGCTTGTATCTACGCAGAGGTTGAGTGGTATATTATTGAGCAGGACACCTGTTACGAACGGGATCCGTTTGACAGTTTAGGGATCAGTCTCAGAAACCTCAAAGAGATGGGTTTTTCCTAA
- a CDS encoding DUF177 domain-containing protein, translating to MDRQEGVKDTLVFNVRDLRHEDFKEYEVLVPPEPLGLTYEEAKFINPLSCTVGLFRQGGDSIYVTADVDTTIWVECRRCINPFEVDITTTLDLLFSMGDESSEPDENDERYYDGEILDISEDVRRALVLEIPTWSLCSETCKGLCPGCGTDLNTTECACEIMDETPVRAPNSLSAQLESAFSKVGSLKNTEKQLKSK from the coding sequence ATGGATAGGCAGGAAGGCGTGAAAGATACTTTGGTGTTCAACGTGAGAGATCTCCGACACGAGGACTTCAAAGAATACGAAGTGCTTGTGCCGCCCGAGCCTCTCGGTTTGACTTACGAGGAAGCAAAATTTATTAACCCGTTGTCCTGCACAGTCGGTCTCTTTCGCCAAGGTGGCGACAGCATCTATGTGACGGCTGATGTTGATACGACTATTTGGGTGGAGTGTCGACGCTGTATCAACCCGTTTGAGGTGGATATAACAACAACACTCGATTTGCTATTCTCTATGGGTGATGAATCCTCGGAGCCGGATGAAAATGATGAGCGATACTATGACGGAGAAATTTTGGATATTTCAGAAGATGTGCGACGGGCACTCGTTCTTGAAATACCGACATGGTCGCTCTGTTCTGAAACATGTAAAGGTTTATGTCCGGGATGTGGGACGGATCTCAACACGACAGAATGCGCTTGTGAAATAATGGATGAGACGCCAGTCCGTGCTCCTAACTCCCTGAGCGCGCAGCTCGAAAGCGCATTTTCTAAGGTCGGTTCTCTGAAAAATACTGAAAAACAGTTGAAATCAAAATAA
- a CDS encoding Do family serine endopeptidase: MFRRNTTLRNTVRVILVLAVLIIAAGVIIDRNTNEFTFQTAVGETDDTVQAAANQGLDFEYLERANRAFIDLVARTRPAVVQITTTTERIRVNTPQRQQLSPDEERQFRRFFPEDSPFRFFFEERPPRLQQDPRQPLPDLPPTHGIGSGVIVSEDGYILTNNHVIERTDEIRVTLSNGKEYPAKLVGRDAAGTQVSGTDLALLKIDAEGLPTLPFGDSDQLEVGEWVIAIGTPLNFSQTVTRGIVSAKGRPGYRSGIKYGNFIQTDAPINRGNSGGALINIRGELVGINTAIITGGLSTGNIGIGFAVPSKMAQQVLPQLIKHGKVERGWLGISMRNVDPDLTEKLNFDTPRGVSVRGVSKDSPADKAGIRRSDVIIEFNGETIRDSNHLMHVVAATEVGKSVEITVRRGNNHRQEKRLTVKLGKRTEEAIAKLNTQLAEEVENMRSEVERVQLNPDENEHEAFAGLQVQNLTPEIAERYGYAPDEKGVVVTQIESGSTAEEKGIVPGSLIQEMEWTSIDDLASYSRLAEQLTNEKKKQVLLYVKSPNGQGGAYVTIRVPTSDNN, encoded by the coding sequence ATGTTCAGACGCAACACCACACTGCGTAACACTGTACGGGTAATTCTGGTTTTAGCAGTTCTTATTATCGCCGCAGGGGTTATCATTGACCGGAATACAAATGAGTTCACGTTCCAGACTGCGGTCGGAGAGACGGACGACACCGTTCAAGCGGCAGCAAATCAAGGATTAGATTTCGAGTATTTAGAACGTGCAAATCGAGCCTTTATTGATTTGGTAGCACGGACGCGCCCTGCTGTTGTCCAAATTACAACGACAACAGAACGAATTAGAGTTAATACACCACAAAGACAGCAGCTGTCCCCTGACGAGGAAAGGCAATTTAGACGCTTTTTCCCCGAGGATTCCCCGTTCAGATTCTTTTTTGAAGAACGTCCACCGCGCCTGCAACAAGACCCGCGCCAACCACTCCCGGATCTGCCACCTACACACGGAATCGGTTCCGGTGTGATTGTCAGTGAGGATGGCTATATCCTTACCAACAACCATGTCATTGAGCGGACCGATGAAATCAGAGTCACCTTATCAAATGGAAAAGAATATCCAGCGAAGTTAGTTGGACGCGATGCCGCTGGGACTCAAGTCAGTGGCACCGATTTGGCACTTCTCAAAATTGACGCTGAAGGGCTTCCCACCCTTCCTTTCGGTGATTCAGATCAACTTGAAGTCGGTGAATGGGTGATTGCCATTGGAACCCCACTTAATTTTTCGCAAACCGTAACACGCGGCATCGTGAGTGCGAAAGGGCGACCTGGATATCGTAGCGGTATTAAGTACGGCAATTTTATCCAAACGGATGCACCGATCAATCGAGGGAACAGTGGGGGTGCCCTGATTAACATCCGCGGCGAATTGGTTGGCATTAATACCGCGATTATCACCGGCGGTCTTTCCACAGGAAACATCGGTATCGGCTTCGCCGTTCCCAGTAAAATGGCACAACAGGTCTTACCGCAACTTATTAAACACGGCAAAGTTGAGCGCGGTTGGCTCGGTATCAGCATGAGAAATGTCGATCCAGATTTGACAGAAAAATTGAACTTTGATACACCTCGCGGTGTCTCTGTCCGTGGTGTTAGCAAAGATAGTCCTGCAGACAAAGCTGGAATTAGACGTTCGGATGTCATCATTGAATTTAATGGCGAAACAATCCGAGATAGCAATCATCTGATGCACGTTGTAGCGGCAACAGAGGTCGGTAAATCCGTTGAAATAACAGTGCGCCGAGGGAACAATCACCGTCAAGAAAAACGGTTGACTGTCAAACTCGGCAAACGGACCGAAGAGGCTATTGCCAAGCTCAATACTCAGTTAGCAGAAGAAGTCGAAAATATGCGGTCAGAAGTTGAAAGGGTACAACTAAATCCTGATGAAAATGAACATGAAGCGTTTGCCGGACTTCAGGTCCAAAATCTGACCCCCGAGATTGCGGAGCGTTACGGCTACGCGCCAGATGAGAAAGGTGTCGTTGTCACACAGATTGAAAGTGGGAGCACTGCAGAGGAAAAAGGTATCGTCCCGGGATCCCTCATTCAAGAAATGGAGTGGACATCGATTGACGACCTTGCGTCCTATTCCCGTCTTGCGGAGCAACTCACAAACGAAAAGAAGAAGCAGGTGCTTCTCTACGTTAAATCGCCGAATGGACAAGGCGGTGCGTACGTAACAATAAGAGTTCCCACATCAGACAATAATTAA
- a CDS encoding P1 family peptidase, with translation MQKFLTKKMRDLGSSYDTRMLFRAVLIGALWTYILCGTDAEVTDPNQRARARDIGIEIGTLPTGTHNAITDVEGVKVGHVTLNEGDSIRTGVTAILPSDDIWTARLFGAAHVIHGNGEATGIARIDQAGWIESPILLTNTLSVGAVHDGVVRYIVKRYPDNNIVLPIVAECYDGGLNDISGLHVTAQHAIEAIESATDGPVTEGSVGGGTGMRCYGFKAGIGTASRVLPEERGGWTVGVLVNSNGGRRSQLRIDGVPVGTEITRSPPKPGRDGSFIIVIATDAPLTHRQLKQLTIRATHGLARTGTPSTDGSGEFVIAFSTANIFPSRTETGTFQIQMLVNGRLNSLFQAVIEATEEAIVNSMTMATTTTGRNGRTMYAIPLTELQKVMKTYGD, from the coding sequence ATGCAGAAATTTCTTACTAAAAAGATGCGAGATCTCGGATCCTCATACGACACGAGAATGCTATTCCGCGCCGTTCTCATTGGTGCGCTTTGGACGTATATTCTATGTGGTACCGATGCTGAAGTCACAGACCCAAACCAGCGTGCTAGGGCACGCGACATCGGTATCGAGATCGGGACCCTTCCAACCGGTACACACAATGCCATCACCGATGTGGAGGGTGTGAAAGTCGGACACGTTACGCTGAACGAAGGCGATTCAATTCGGACGGGTGTTACCGCTATCCTTCCAAGTGATGATATTTGGACGGCACGCCTCTTCGGCGCGGCACATGTCATTCACGGCAATGGTGAAGCCACCGGCATTGCCCGGATCGATCAAGCCGGGTGGATTGAATCTCCAATTTTACTGACGAATACACTCAGTGTCGGGGCGGTCCACGACGGTGTTGTGCGTTACATTGTGAAACGCTATCCAGATAACAACATTGTGCTACCCATTGTAGCGGAATGCTACGATGGGGGTTTGAACGACATCAGCGGACTCCACGTCACAGCACAGCATGCGATTGAAGCGATTGAGAGTGCCACCGATGGTCCCGTAACCGAAGGAAGCGTTGGCGGCGGCACTGGCATGCGATGCTACGGGTTTAAAGCCGGTATCGGCACCGCGTCCCGTGTCCTCCCTGAAGAACGCGGTGGATGGACAGTCGGGGTCCTCGTTAATTCCAACGGCGGTCGTCGTTCGCAACTGCGAATTGATGGGGTCCCTGTCGGTACGGAAATTACCAGATCCCCGCCGAAACCCGGGAGAGATGGTTCGTTTATTATTGTTATCGCAACGGATGCCCCGTTGACACACCGCCAATTGAAACAATTAACGATTCGTGCTACGCATGGGCTTGCCCGCACAGGCACACCGAGTACAGACGGTAGTGGCGAGTTCGTCATTGCGTTCTCCACGGCGAACATTTTTCCGAGTCGAACCGAAACCGGCACCTTCCAAATTCAGATGCTCGTCAATGGGCGGCTCAATTCACTCTTTCAGGCGGTGATCGAAGCCACAGAGGAGGCTATTGTCAATTCCATGACAATGGCGACTACAACCACCGGACGCAACGGTAGAACGATGTACGCGATTCCATTGACGGAGCTGCAAAAGGTAATGAAAACATACGGAGATTGA
- a CDS encoding DUF1232 domain-containing protein, translated as MMNSFFFGGNKPGSFRLFRLLLHFPNFIKLAWRLFVDERVPIYRKAILILAELLAVIFAIAYLVNPLDFDFIPIFGRIDDLLIGAFVILVPGAWLFIRLSPEHIVREHVERISRGE; from the coding sequence ATGATGAATTCTTTTTTCTTCGGCGGTAACAAACCCGGCTCTTTTCGCCTTTTCCGCCTGCTTCTTCATTTCCCAAATTTCATCAAACTGGCATGGCGGCTGTTTGTCGATGAACGCGTCCCTATCTATCGGAAGGCGATTCTTATCCTTGCCGAATTATTGGCAGTTATCTTCGCTATCGCCTACTTGGTGAATCCGCTTGATTTCGATTTTATCCCTATCTTTGGTCGGATTGACGATCTTCTCATTGGAGCGTTTGTGATTCTCGTACCCGGTGCATGGTTATTCATTCGACTGTCTCCTGAACACATCGTCCGCGAACACGTAGAACGGATTTCACGCGGGGAATGA
- a CDS encoding DUF4416 family protein, producing the protein MGAITTPLPVKAIIGVLTADPHLLSTTYTELAHRLGPIDYASELMPFTSTAYYEAEMGPDIQRQFISFERLIDAGTLAEMKLFTNQVEQAFAIKKSKGDARRVNLDAGYICLAKLVLASTKDHAHRIYLNDGIYAEITLRFYRKTFQPWEWSYPDYRLPTYIAIFNHIRKIYRNQLEDAEISY; encoded by the coding sequence ATGGGAGCAATTACAACACCGCTACCGGTTAAAGCAATCATCGGTGTGTTGACAGCAGACCCTCACCTCCTGTCAACCACTTATACGGAGTTGGCACATCGTCTTGGACCTATTGATTACGCAAGTGAATTAATGCCTTTCACGAGCACAGCCTACTACGAGGCTGAAATGGGACCAGACATCCAACGACAATTTATCAGTTTTGAAAGACTTATCGATGCCGGTACGCTGGCAGAGATGAAGTTGTTCACGAATCAAGTGGAGCAGGCTTTTGCAATAAAAAAATCCAAAGGCGATGCGCGGCGTGTCAATTTGGACGCGGGTTACATCTGCTTAGCAAAACTGGTGCTTGCCTCAACGAAGGACCATGCCCACCGTATCTATCTCAACGACGGTATTTACGCCGAAATCACACTCCGCTTCTATCGCAAAACGTTCCAACCGTGGGAGTGGAGTTATCCCGACTACCGCTTACCAACATATATCGCTATTTTTAACCACATTCGTAAAATCTATAGGAATCAATTGGAAGATGCAGAAATTTCTTACTAA